A genomic window from Bdellovibrio sp. SKB1291214 includes:
- a CDS encoding tetratricopeptide repeat protein — translation MKKYLLLTVLFIAACSSTPKSNQSSEDSIGLDGVTDAPTVQEESPKAKRDEPAPEVKAAPVASSQYSNLNAAIKSQSDEGIYRAATDILAQNGNDPRALNALAMYHYKKGRFDLSKYLLSKGIAANPGAAELYSNLGVVYMSQNERREAIKSFKKALSVNAMEPVASANVGSIYVQEKDYKKGLLALEMAYSKGVRDPRVLNNYAIALTATGSYEKAADLYKKVVKEDSNNREAMLNYAILLVDKMEKYKDGLEVISRLKFVGGPTGSSNRINALENKAKAGLK, via the coding sequence ATGAAAAAGTATTTATTGCTTACTGTATTATTTATTGCCGCATGTTCTTCGACTCCGAAGTCGAATCAAAGTTCGGAAGATTCAATTGGCCTGGACGGGGTGACTGACGCTCCGACAGTTCAGGAAGAGTCTCCAAAAGCAAAGCGTGACGAGCCAGCTCCGGAAGTGAAAGCGGCCCCTGTTGCTTCGTCCCAGTATTCGAACTTGAACGCGGCGATTAAGTCTCAGAGTGACGAAGGCATTTACCGTGCGGCGACTGATATTCTTGCTCAGAACGGTAACGATCCTCGCGCGTTGAACGCATTAGCGATGTACCACTACAAAAAAGGGCGTTTTGATTTATCGAAATACCTTTTAAGCAAAGGTATCGCGGCAAACCCGGGTGCTGCTGAGTTGTATTCAAATTTGGGCGTGGTTTATATGTCTCAAAATGAACGACGTGAAGCCATTAAGTCCTTTAAAAAAGCGCTCTCCGTAAATGCGATGGAGCCAGTTGCATCCGCAAACGTTGGCTCGATTTATGTTCAAGAGAAAGACTACAAAAAAGGTCTATTGGCGCTTGAGATGGCTTATAGCAAAGGCGTGCGTGATCCACGTGTGTTAAACAATTATGCAATCGCACTTACCGCTACAGGAAGTTACGAGAAAGCCGCCGACCTATACAAGAAAGTCGTTAAGGAAGACAGCAACAACCGCGAAGCAATGTTGAACTATGCTATTCTTCTGGTCGATAAAATGGAAAAATATAAAGACGGATTAGAAGTTATAAGCAGACTAAAGTTTGTAGGCGGGCCAACAGGGTCGAGTAATAGAATAAATGCTTTGGAGAACAAGGCCAAAGCAGGTTTAAAATAA